The Leucobacter viscericola genome includes a window with the following:
- the fabG gene encoding 3-oxoacyl-ACP reductase FabG yields the protein MANTENSSSGNRFAGQRAVITGGAAGIGYATALKLAREGATVGVLDVRESEAKSAARAIAADAAVIEHGGTAIGLGADVTVEQSVTAAFDTFVSASGGLEILVNNAGITRDELLFRMRRADWNAVIDTNLTGMFVCTQVAQQHLVPARYGRIVSLSSRSSLGNRGQSNYAAAKAGVKGFTATLAIELGPFNITANAVAPGFIRTAMTDATAERQGRDPAEYRAEVAERTPLRRVGQPEEVAAVIAFLASPEASYVSGQTIGVDGGAR from the coding sequence GTGGCAAACACAGAGAACTCGAGTAGCGGAAACCGTTTTGCGGGTCAGCGCGCCGTCATCACCGGCGGCGCGGCGGGCATCGGATACGCGACAGCCCTGAAACTCGCTCGTGAGGGGGCAACCGTCGGTGTGCTTGATGTGCGTGAGTCCGAGGCCAAAAGCGCAGCGCGCGCCATCGCTGCCGACGCGGCCGTGATCGAGCACGGTGGAACCGCGATCGGTCTCGGCGCAGATGTGACCGTGGAGCAGTCAGTAACGGCGGCCTTCGACACCTTCGTGAGCGCATCGGGTGGCCTCGAAATTCTCGTCAACAACGCGGGGATCACAAGAGACGAGCTGCTGTTTCGCATGCGGCGCGCGGACTGGAATGCCGTTATTGATACCAATCTCACCGGCATGTTTGTGTGCACCCAGGTGGCTCAGCAGCACCTGGTTCCCGCGCGCTACGGCCGCATCGTGAGTCTCAGCAGCCGTTCATCGCTGGGAAACCGCGGCCAGTCGAACTACGCGGCAGCGAAGGCGGGGGTCAAGGGGTTCACGGCGACCCTCGCAATCGAGTTAGGTCCGTTCAACATCACGGCAAACGCCGTGGCCCCGGGGTTCATTCGAACCGCCATGACCGATGCAACGGCTGAGCGGCAGGGACGTGATCCGGCTGAGTATCGGGCGGAGGTGGCGGAGCGCACCCCGCTACGGCGGGTTGGCCAGCCCGAAGAAGTGGCAGCTGTGATCGCCTTTCTCGCCTCACCTGAGGCTTCCTACGTGAGTGGCCAGACGATCGGGGTCGACGGTGGTGCACGATGA
- a CDS encoding MaoC/PaaZ C-terminal domain-containing protein: MKVRMRADQAAALSVGTELGASLPRAISQSEVDRFAQTTGDTQWIHTDPQRASEGPYGGTVLHGYLILSLLPSLTREVIDFSEHGAVINYGSERVRFVAPVRVGEPFIDTLRLAGVQARESGRLFMLDHTVTAAETGEVHCVARTLALVTD; encoded by the coding sequence ATGAAGGTGCGCATGCGTGCGGATCAGGCGGCTGCATTGTCCGTGGGAACCGAACTGGGCGCGAGCCTGCCACGTGCGATCTCACAGTCCGAGGTCGACCGCTTTGCGCAGACTACCGGGGACACGCAGTGGATTCACACCGATCCGCAGCGAGCGAGCGAGGGCCCCTACGGTGGCACCGTTCTTCACGGCTACCTGATCCTCTCCCTGCTGCCATCGCTCACCCGCGAGGTGATCGACTTCAGCGAACACGGTGCGGTGATCAACTACGGCTCAGAACGGGTGCGCTTTGTCGCGCCCGTTCGCGTAGGAGAACCGTTTATTGACACGCTGCGCCTTGCCGGGGTGCAAGCGCGCGAATCGGGGCGTCTTTTTATGCTTGACCACACCGTGACGGCCGCTGAGACCGGCGAGGTGCACTGTGTTGCCCGCACGCTGGCTCTCGTCACCGATTGA
- a CDS encoding AMP-dependent synthetase/ligase encodes MNVSEKSILIPIVPEDNITDLLEQRVEATPDRVIFAVPAGDSWSDVTATEFRAQVIALAKGFAAEGVQPGDRIAFMCKTSYEWSLVDFALLYAGAIMVPVYETSSALQLHWILEDSGACGILTQSAEHAERLAEIREDAPKVELAWRMDEDALKTLVAGGTEIADDEIERRRNIAVGSDTATLIYTSGSTGRPKGCVLTHSNFVDLSRNAGAALSQVVQEEGASTLLFVTLAHVFARFISVLSVHGGVRVGHQPDTSKLLPSLGSFKPSFLLAVPRVFEKVYNSAEQNTEAEGKGNIFRAAAKVAVAHSKALDEGKVPLMLGIKFKVFDKLVYSKLRARLGGRVKFAVSGSAPLSHYLGHFYRSLGVKILEGYGLTETTAPVTVNLPDHFKIGTVGPPLPGHTVRIAADGEIEVKGIDVFKEYWNNPEATKAVFTEDGFFKTGDLGSLDSEGYLTITGRKKEIIVTAGGKNVSPAALEDPIRSNTIIGQVVVVGDQKPFIAALITLDPEMLPAWLKNNGEDPAMSITEAAKNPKVLAEVQSAIDLGNKYVSRAESIRKFVILPTEFVEANGHLTPKMSIKRDNILRDFSRDIAELYGDNPQTEIVKTQRAGA; translated from the coding sequence ATGAATGTGTCAGAAAAATCGATTCTCATTCCGATTGTCCCCGAAGACAACATCACCGATCTACTGGAGCAGCGAGTCGAGGCAACACCCGATCGCGTCATCTTTGCAGTGCCAGCGGGCGACTCCTGGAGCGATGTTACGGCTACCGAGTTTCGCGCACAGGTCATTGCACTCGCAAAAGGCTTCGCGGCGGAGGGTGTGCAGCCCGGTGACCGCATCGCGTTTATGTGCAAGACCAGTTACGAGTGGTCGCTCGTAGACTTCGCGCTTCTCTATGCCGGCGCCATCATGGTGCCCGTCTACGAAACCTCCTCCGCGCTGCAGTTGCACTGGATCCTTGAGGATTCGGGAGCCTGCGGCATTCTGACCCAGTCGGCTGAGCACGCCGAACGCCTCGCCGAGATTCGCGAGGACGCCCCGAAGGTCGAACTCGCCTGGCGCATGGATGAAGATGCGCTCAAGACCCTCGTCGCGGGTGGCACCGAGATCGCCGATGACGAGATCGAACGTCGCCGCAACATTGCCGTTGGCAGCGACACTGCCACGCTCATCTACACGTCAGGATCGACCGGCCGCCCCAAGGGCTGCGTACTGACCCACTCAAACTTCGTTGATCTCTCCCGCAACGCAGGCGCGGCCCTCTCCCAGGTGGTTCAGGAGGAGGGCGCGTCGACGCTGCTCTTTGTGACCCTCGCTCACGTATTCGCCCGTTTCATCTCGGTACTTTCGGTTCACGGGGGTGTGCGCGTTGGCCACCAGCCCGACACCTCGAAGCTGCTCCCCTCGCTCGGCTCGTTCAAGCCGTCCTTTTTGCTCGCCGTCCCGCGTGTGTTCGAGAAGGTCTACAACTCAGCCGAACAGAACACTGAGGCCGAGGGCAAGGGCAATATCTTCCGGGCAGCAGCCAAGGTTGCCGTGGCCCACTCCAAAGCGCTCGACGAGGGCAAGGTGCCGCTCATGCTCGGCATCAAGTTCAAGGTGTTCGACAAGCTGGTCTACTCGAAGCTGCGCGCTCGCCTCGGCGGACGTGTGAAGTTTGCGGTTTCGGGATCCGCACCCCTTAGCCATTACCTCGGCCATTTCTACCGCAGTCTCGGTGTCAAGATTCTTGAGGGCTACGGCCTCACCGAGACCACCGCTCCTGTCACGGTGAACCTGCCCGATCACTTCAAGATCGGCACCGTCGGCCCCCCGCTTCCGGGTCACACCGTACGCATCGCCGCCGACGGCGAGATCGAGGTGAAGGGCATCGACGTCTTCAAGGAGTACTGGAACAATCCAGAGGCCACAAAGGCTGTCTTTACCGAGGACGGGTTCTTCAAGACCGGCGACCTCGGCTCGCTCGACAGCGAGGGCTACCTCACGATCACGGGCCGCAAGAAAGAGATCATCGTCACGGCGGGCGGCAAGAACGTCTCCCCCGCGGCTCTCGAAGATCCGATTCGCTCGAACACCATCATCGGCCAGGTGGTGGTCGTCGGCGACCAGAAACCGTTTATCGCGGCACTCATTACACTCGACCCCGAGATGCTCCCGGCCTGGCTGAAGAACAACGGCGAAGATCCCGCGATGTCCATCACCGAGGCGGCCAAGAACCCGAAGGTACTCGCGGAGGTGCAGAGCGCCATCGACCTTGGAAACAAGTACGTGTCGCGCGCCGAGTCGATCCGCAAGTTCGTCATTTTGCCGACGGAGTTCGTTGAGGCCAACGGGCACCTCACCCCGAAAATGAGCATCAAGCGCGACAACATTCTTCGCGACTTCTCGCGCGATATTGCTGAGCTCTACGGCGACAACCCGCAAACGGAGATCGTCAAGACGCAGCGGGCCGGGGCCTAG
- a CDS encoding lysophospholipid acyltransferase family protein, giving the protein MLYWFFKHLVFGPLLKTIYRPWVEGSENLPATGPVIIVGNHLSVIDSFFMPLMIDRRVYFLAKSDYFTGKGLKGWIVKNFMLAVGQLPIDRSGGKASEASLNTGLSVLDRGEVLAIYPEGTRSPDARLYRGRTGVARLVLESGAQVVPIVMIDTEKAMPIGAKIPKIRRIGTVIGEPLDFTRFAGMSADRFVLRSVTDEIMLEIQKLSGQQYVDVYASSVRKPSA; this is encoded by the coding sequence GTGTTGTACTGGTTTTTTAAGCACCTAGTCTTCGGGCCGCTGTTGAAAACGATCTACCGCCCGTGGGTGGAGGGATCCGAGAATCTTCCGGCGACGGGACCGGTGATTATTGTGGGAAACCACCTCTCTGTCATCGACTCTTTTTTTATGCCGCTGATGATCGATCGGCGTGTCTACTTTCTAGCGAAGAGTGATTACTTCACGGGAAAGGGACTCAAGGGGTGGATCGTCAAGAACTTTATGCTCGCCGTCGGTCAGTTACCCATTGACCGATCCGGTGGCAAAGCGTCTGAGGCGTCTCTGAACACGGGTCTCAGCGTGCTGGATCGCGGCGAGGTGCTCGCGATCTACCCGGAGGGCACCCGCAGTCCCGACGCGCGGCTGTACCGGGGACGAACCGGAGTCGCCAGGCTTGTGCTGGAGTCTGGCGCGCAGGTGGTGCCGATCGTCATGATCGATACCGAAAAGGCGATGCCCATTGGGGCGAAGATCCCGAAGATTCGCCGCATTGGCACCGTGATTGGTGAACCCCTCGACTTCACTCGTTTTGCGGGCATGAGCGCCGACCGCTTTGTGCTGCGCAGCGTGACCGACGAGATCATGCTCGAGATTCAGAAGCTGAGCGGCCAGCAGTACGTTGACGTGTATGCGTCGAGTGTGCGCAAGCCCTCGGCGTAA
- a CDS encoding class II 3-deoxy-7-phosphoheptulonate synthase, whose protein sequence is MTQTHGIDARLVNEGLDAYRALEAKQQPQWPDLAAVQKVSEELSSQPPLVFAGEADQLRARLAAAARGEAFLLQGGDCAETFEAATADKIRDRVKTLLQMAVVLTYGASMPVIKVGRMAGQFAKPRSSDTETRDGVTLPAYRGDLVNGYDFTPESRAVDPNRLTRGYHVSASTLNLIRAFTQGGFADLRQVHEWNKGFVRTPANQRYESLAAEIDRALKFMEACGVDHTALTQTEFYVSHEALLLDYERPLVRIDSRTGLPYGTSGHMLWIGERTRDLDGAHVELLSRLRNPIGVKLGPTASVDDALRLIEKLDPEREPGRLTFITRMGAGKIRDVLPGLLEGVRDSGAQPLWITDPMHGNGITTETGYKTRRFDDVMDELRGFFEAHREVGTFPGGIHVELTGDDVTECLGGSENIDEATLATRYESLCDPRLNHRQSLELAFQVAEELKKLKH, encoded by the coding sequence GTGACTCAGACACACGGAATTGATGCCCGTCTTGTGAACGAGGGGCTCGACGCCTATCGTGCACTCGAGGCGAAGCAGCAGCCACAGTGGCCAGACCTAGCCGCGGTGCAGAAGGTATCCGAAGAGCTTTCGTCGCAGCCGCCCCTCGTGTTTGCCGGTGAAGCGGATCAGCTTCGCGCCAGGCTTGCCGCCGCCGCTCGCGGCGAGGCATTCCTGCTGCAGGGTGGGGACTGCGCCGAGACCTTCGAGGCCGCGACAGCCGACAAGATTCGGGATCGGGTCAAAACCCTGCTGCAGATGGCGGTTGTGCTGACCTACGGCGCTTCGATGCCGGTTATTAAAGTTGGGCGCATGGCAGGCCAGTTCGCCAAGCCGCGCTCGAGTGACACCGAAACTCGCGACGGCGTGACGCTGCCCGCGTACCGCGGTGACCTCGTGAACGGCTACGACTTCACCCCTGAGTCACGCGCAGTGGACCCGAACCGTCTCACCCGTGGCTACCACGTCTCGGCGTCAACGCTGAACCTCATCCGTGCGTTCACGCAGGGTGGCTTCGCCGATCTGCGCCAGGTGCACGAGTGGAACAAGGGCTTCGTGCGCACCCCAGCGAACCAGCGCTACGAGTCGCTCGCCGCTGAGATCGATCGCGCCCTCAAATTCATGGAAGCCTGCGGTGTGGATCACACCGCGCTCACGCAGACCGAGTTCTACGTGAGCCACGAGGCGCTTCTGCTCGACTACGAACGCCCGCTGGTGCGCATCGACTCGCGCACGGGGCTGCCTTACGGCACCTCCGGCCATATGCTCTGGATCGGGGAGCGCACGCGCGACCTCGACGGCGCGCACGTTGAGCTGCTGTCGCGACTCCGCAACCCGATCGGCGTGAAGCTCGGGCCGACGGCCTCGGTCGACGATGCTCTCCGCCTGATCGAAAAGCTCGACCCCGAGCGCGAGCCCGGTCGCCTGACCTTCATCACCCGCATGGGTGCTGGCAAGATCCGCGACGTGCTGCCGGGCCTGCTCGAGGGCGTGCGCGATTCTGGCGCGCAGCCGCTCTGGATCACCGACCCCATGCACGGCAACGGCATCACCACCGAAACCGGTTACAAGACCCGCCGCTTCGACGACGTGATGGACGAACTGCGCGGCTTCTTTGAGGCCCACCGCGAGGTTGGTACGTTCCCCGGTGGCATCCACGTGGAACTCACCGGTGACGACGTGACCGAGTGCCTTGGCGGTTCAGAGAACATTGATGAGGCAACCCTGGCGACCCGCTACGAATCGCTCTGCGATCCTCGCCTCAACCACCGCCAGTCCCTGGAGCTTGCGTTCCAGGTGGCGGAAGAGCTGAAGAAGCTCAAGCACTAG
- the pknB gene encoding Stk1 family PASTA domain-containing Ser/Thr kinase codes for MTSVPSDPLIGQTLDERYVIRSRIARGGMAMVYLANDLRLERRVAVKVMHEHLAEDDNFTRRFEQEARSAARLSHPNLVNVFDQGQDLGRTYLVMEYLPSITLRDLLKQQKRLTIEQTLEVGEAVLAGLSAAHHAGIVHRDLKPENVMLADDGRIKLGDFGLARAVSANTTTGQALLGTIAYLSPELVTRGVADARSDLYAFGVMLYEMLTGTQPFTGEQPMQIAYQHAHSEVPVPSLKNPETPPELDELVRWTTQREPDNRPRDAGEALEYLTALRHGAPVQATRVLAPLEATTVLTPSTTVLDEAQQDLLAAGIDPTSSSQDRDSESPSTLTAAATAAQRRRARGRIAALIVAVLVVTAGGIGWWFGQGPGSQASVPSLVGNSVDEARAALTEHSLEASVTECSSLKIPVGKVASTKPEAGTRLDRGATVELCKSTGPAQKPVPTMVGLTVDEAKAAVIGAGFTFGKITEKRFSDDDANVVLAALGSDGEPLGDTYAEQGAVDFVVSAGSVPDVAGMKVKQATDALTKSELTVDPALGSEAHSDDVPEGAVISLVLNTDPVRPGDSVGLQVSLGPELFEIPDVSGMGLQEAMDALTNAGFSPTTLVPDALRVLATATETKPAAGEKVPAGTEISVKSTLKL; via the coding sequence GTGACCTCCGTGCCTTCCGACCCGCTCATCGGGCAGACGCTTGACGAGCGATACGTGATTCGCTCACGCATCGCTCGCGGCGGCATGGCCATGGTCTACCTCGCAAACGATCTCAGACTCGAACGCCGCGTTGCCGTCAAGGTGATGCACGAGCACCTCGCTGAAGACGACAACTTCACGAGACGCTTCGAGCAAGAAGCTCGCAGCGCAGCCCGCCTCTCCCACCCCAACCTGGTGAATGTGTTCGACCAGGGGCAAGATCTCGGGCGCACCTACCTGGTGATGGAGTACCTCCCGAGCATCACGCTGCGTGATCTCCTCAAGCAGCAAAAGCGGCTCACCATCGAGCAGACGCTCGAGGTCGGCGAGGCAGTGCTGGCAGGGCTCTCCGCGGCCCACCACGCCGGCATTGTGCACCGCGATCTGAAGCCCGAAAACGTGATGCTCGCCGACGACGGCCGCATTAAACTCGGTGATTTTGGCCTCGCCCGCGCAGTTTCCGCCAACACCACAACCGGCCAGGCGCTCCTCGGAACAATTGCCTATCTCTCCCCCGAGCTTGTGACTCGCGGGGTCGCCGATGCCCGCAGTGACCTCTACGCCTTCGGTGTGATGCTGTACGAGATGCTCACTGGCACTCAGCCATTCACGGGCGAGCAGCCTATGCAGATCGCGTACCAGCACGCCCACTCAGAGGTTCCGGTCCCGTCGCTCAAAAACCCAGAAACTCCTCCCGAGCTCGATGAGCTCGTGCGGTGGACGACCCAGCGCGAACCCGATAACCGCCCAAGGGACGCCGGCGAGGCTCTCGAGTACCTCACCGCGCTGCGTCACGGCGCCCCTGTGCAAGCCACTCGGGTGCTCGCACCGCTCGAAGCGACCACCGTGCTTACCCCCTCAACCACGGTCTTGGATGAAGCGCAACAGGATTTGTTGGCCGCGGGCATTGATCCGACCAGCTCCTCTCAGGATCGCGACAGCGAGTCGCCCTCGACGCTCACGGCAGCCGCAACCGCCGCGCAGCGTCGCAGGGCACGTGGGCGGATCGCAGCGCTTATTGTCGCTGTGCTCGTTGTGACAGCGGGCGGGATCGGCTGGTGGTTCGGGCAGGGTCCTGGTTCGCAGGCAAGCGTCCCAAGCCTTGTAGGAAATTCGGTGGATGAGGCCCGCGCTGCCCTCACGGAGCACTCGCTTGAGGCAAGCGTGACCGAGTGCTCAAGCCTCAAGATCCCGGTCGGCAAGGTGGCTTCCACGAAGCCCGAGGCCGGCACTCGACTTGATCGTGGTGCGACCGTGGAACTCTGCAAGTCGACCGGCCCCGCGCAGAAGCCGGTTCCCACGATGGTCGGGCTCACTGTTGACGAGGCGAAGGCAGCCGTCATTGGCGCGGGCTTCACCTTCGGCAAGATCACTGAAAAACGCTTCTCTGATGACGACGCCAACGTTGTGCTCGCGGCTCTTGGTAGCGACGGTGAACCACTTGGCGATACCTACGCAGAACAGGGCGCGGTCGATTTTGTCGTTTCGGCGGGCAGTGTGCCCGACGTTGCCGGCATGAAGGTCAAGCAGGCGACCGACGCGCTCACCAAGAGTGAGCTCACCGTTGATCCTGCCCTCGGCAGCGAAGCGCACAGCGACGACGTGCCAGAGGGTGCCGTCATCTCTCTCGTGTTGAACACGGACCCCGTGCGGCCAGGCGACTCGGTCGGTCTGCAGGTTTCGCTCGGCCCCGAACTCTTCGAGATTCCTGACGTGTCTGGCATGGGTCTGCAGGAGGCCATGGACGCCCTCACCAACGCGGGGTTCTCACCCACGACCCTCGTTCCTGACGCCCTCCGCGTTTTGGCCACGGCCACCGAAACGAAACCCGCCGCCGGCGAAAAGGTTCCCGCTGGCACGGAGATCAGCGTAAAGAGCACCCTCAAGCTGTAG
- a CDS encoding Rv2175c family DNA-binding protein yields MSEKSTPETVYLTIPDLVERLDLAPGKIHRLIEDSYLAAVRVDGVLKVPAEFVQGNEPLPPLRGTLLALLDAGYSNEEAVAWVFDINEELGERPIDSLMAGRKSAVRRATQSLAF; encoded by the coding sequence GTGTCCGAGAAATCAACGCCCGAAACTGTTTATCTGACTATCCCTGATCTGGTTGAGCGGCTAGATCTCGCCCCCGGAAAGATCCACCGGTTAATTGAAGATTCCTACCTCGCTGCGGTTCGAGTCGATGGGGTGCTGAAAGTTCCCGCAGAATTTGTGCAGGGCAACGAGCCGTTGCCTCCGCTTCGCGGCACGCTGCTGGCACTGCTCGATGCTGGGTACTCCAACGAGGAAGCCGTTGCCTGGGTCTTTGATATCAATGAGGAGCTCGGTGAGCGCCCCATTGATTCATTGATGGCGGGTCGTAAGAGCGCGGTGCGCCGCGCGACGCAGTCGCTCGCGTTTTAG